The genome window aaaaaataaaaatggactacaatttttatatttaattactaaaatattaCTTCCATCACTACAATTTTAGAAATGAATGTCGTTTATAATTCTTATTCCCCAACCATCCAAAGATCCTCTTTATTCAAtttacttttctttttttaaaaaatactagccttaaacccgtgTAAAGCACGAGCGACtgtatgattttaaatttattatacacatattaaattttaacatcattttattagcgttataatattaacaaattgaattttattaattatattctctcttaaagaatattttttatattataaagtgaagaaaagtttttttttttgctaaataagttAAGAAAAGTTATATGATAGTTATTGTTTGcttttgaatagaatactttaTAATTAAGGAGAGACATGTTGATGTGTCtttcattattaatataatttattatatttcttttttttaaaaatattccaaattttatatttataattttaattttaacgtcactgtattataaattatatttaaaaggataAGGATCGAAGTTTTGGTTGTATAATACATCGGAAGTGTTTGGAGTCCTTGAAactgtttgaatttttttagcgATGTAAAAGCAAAAGACCTCTATGTGTTCTAGACTTATAAAGagatagtattttaatattgaattatttttatttatttaagtagGGGTAATTTAGGGATAACCAAAAAAGCATGACTAAACCAAAAAAATAGTATGCACGGGCGAGTATataattctttatatttttatttataagaaaaagaatattaGTTAAGAATACTCAcgctttatataaattttttatttgactttCAGTTTGTCTTTTATAAGTTATACATCTATTTATAAGTATGTAttagtattaatatatgttattaataataatttcaccttttttcaactaattataaattaaatttaaaaggataatgataataatagtttcactttttttcaactaattataaattaaatttaaaagataatgatAAAGTTTTTGTCTTGTAATACAATATGagtttttttagtatttaagaTTGTTTAACTATCTTGATATGTTGTAGACTTCTAGTTTTATAgaaagagtaccaaaccaaacaaacataaccaaaccaaaaattgtatgactacaaattatatcatgttggcttattatagtataaatagatatatagtatagatagtatagatgttttgatttgtttatattttgtttaaggCCCACTAATATTGTTTGAAGcacgctaattataaaagtccgtataaaagctcGCGTATTGACCgattaaatttttgatgtttcggctttaataatatagtactTTTTAAGGTgtgtaccgaccgaccaaatttttaatgtttcggctttaatagcaTAGTATAGATGGAGTAGCAAAGAAAGTGTGATTATCTAGTTTGTGTTATTCAATCTGTGCAATAAATCAGAACTGTGTACGTGTGTGCAAAGTATACAAAACCAGAAGAACGTAAGGAGACAGAAAAGAAACGAAGGATATGCGAATGGAATCCGAGTCCAGTGTgtaactgtctccttaaagcgtatttcgccctcaccgtatgtgatgaacgatcgcctcccaggataaaacggattgaTGATGCGAGAAGCACCTTCGATGAACTAGAACAAGACTGAGAACTATCACCGACGAAGCTAGGGTTTTGGATGCGAGAGGCTGTGTATTTTTCGTGTGTATAAACCCTAATCTATAATGAGTATATATAGACAATGCAAtttctgtcaatttaattgagcccaagcccagtggaaaaataaattcagcaaaactagtccgtaattcttcgagcccagattttgctgcattcgtgtccgcaggtcgcacacgcggaaaagcccgaggcttgcgaagccTCGAAATTTCcctcgaaatcccacaatttgcacccctgcgcgcacgtaggtggtggagcaaTACACTAGTAACACATTTGGACACTACCAAAGTGTTTTGCTATATAAAGCCTTTAAAGGCTCTTTATTGAATCTATGTGGGATTCGAGCTTTCTTTTCCActtttccactaccaaggaagcaactttggatcatcataactcatccattccttagtcgttttgagtgaataaacatgcattggaaagctctctctcggaggagaacataatccaagcataacccgccacgagcacgtagccgagcctcactcaaatttgtgctcaaaatgacaaacttcCAACAGTTTGTTGATAAGAGTGTTAGTAAAATAAAAGCATATCGTTAAAATAGAGAATATGTGTAGGTTATTTGCGGTATAAAGCCTAGATATAAGTGAAATTAGAAAATGAAAGCATGATATTAAAATGCAGaccattataatttatataccaaGAGATGTTAATTAGGTGACTAGAGGCAGAATGGTACTACGTGTGTGAGCATATCTCCCATGGACAAGCATATTCTTCGATGAATAAGTGGTTGGCCTTTTAACGTTTGGATTAACTTAAAACAagtgatttttatttaaaataaataagtgaaataaaagttagaaacaaattaaaagacttagttaaagtgtttgggaaataggTAGAAGTCATGGAAATTCTCTAACTTCCTAAATATTTCTTCAACTTTTTAGCTAAACAATACGAACAAATAGTTCTAGTTTATAAATCCAGAAACCAAAATATTAAGTCGGCCAAATATCCTTTGTTTTTTGGTCACGTCTAATTTTTCACTTATTACTCAGCAAAGCATGAATGGTTTATAGTGATGAGTATTAGTCATTTGTGTAGAAGAATGAAGTTACGAGGAGTTTTGACCCAAGCACTCTGCGACAACTTTTCTACTAATGTTTttgtataataattatataagtaaaGCAGATCTCTTTTTAGTAAAGCAAATCTCCTTTTAATAAGCACCaatgaaaatgaaagaaaagcAAAACTGTTTAACATGATCAGCACTTAATCTAAAAGCCAATCAGGCGTATCGAATCAGATAATGCCTGATGCGCCTTACGTAGCCTCTCTTATTACATGCAGCATGCCTATAAAAACACCCCTCTTCTCAGTCTTCACCACCCACCTCTCTTATCTACTCATGGACTCCACCAATATTATGCTTGCCAAAGATACCACCTGGTGCTTCTTCGCACTTCCCGtctttcttgacccgtttgttcTGTTGTATCTTTTCGTGACCTTGATCGCTGTCTCAGTTTTTGCTTGGGCCTTTTCGTCGGCCGGTGGGGCCTGGAGAAATGGGCGGAACCTATTGGGCTCCGTGCCAATCCCGGGCCTCAAAGGCCTTCCTGTTGTGGGGAGCATGTTGGGTCTGAGCCAGGGCTTGCCTCACCGCTCTCTGGCTTCGATAGCTTCACTTGGGTCTGGGCTCCACAAGCAGCTCATGGCGTTCAGCCTGGGTTCGACTCCTCTGGTGGTCACTTGTGATCCTGTTATTGCGCGAGAGATTCTCACTTCGCCTCACTTCGCGGACCGTCCTGTTAAGCAATCCGCGAAGGCTCTCTTGTTCACGCGAACCATTGGGTTCTCCCCCAACGGCGCTTACTGGCGCGGCCTCAGGAGGATTGCGTCCACGCATCTTTTCGCTCCTCGTCGCATTGCGGCCCATGAGGCCGGGCGACAGCTGGACTCGGCTGCTCTGCTGCGTGGCATAGCAGCCGAGCAAGCGACTAGGGGAGTGGTGACTTTGAGGAGGCACCTGCAAGATGCAGCGTTGAGTAATATTATGGGGAGTGTTTTCGGGACAAGGCTGGGCAGGGAGAATAATAACAAGGATATGAATGAGCTGAGAGAAATGGTTGCGGAAGGGTTTGAACTGCTGGGCGCGTTCAACTGGTGCGACTATCTGCCCTGGCTTAGCTATGTGTATGATCCGCATCACATAGTCCAGCGATGCGAGACTCTTGTGCCCCGAGTCAAAGAGTTTGTCGGAAAACTTATTCAGCAACATAAACTTAACAAGTCCAGTGATGGTGCGGATGATAATGCTGATTTTGTTGATGTTCTGTTGTCACTGGACGGCGAGGACAAGCTCAACGACGACGACTTGGCCGCCGTATCTTgggtaattaattataatcacgTTTTAAAATTGATGGCACTATTATCCGACCTGacttgattaaaaataaatacaaaaatatttttagtatgGGCTAATGAACACAAGTCAGTTACCGTTTATGGTTACTTCGCAGAAAAATCTGAACTTAATTTATGTGGGACGTAACACATTGATGAAGTCATCATTTGTTGATTTTTCATTGATTTGACCTATCTACAATTGCATGCAGGAAATGATTTTCAGAGGGACCGATACAACCGCTTTGTTGACCGAATGGGTGATGGCCGAGTTGGTATTGCACCCGGATATCCAACTTAAACTATACAGCCAGATTTACGACGTCGTCGGCAACAAAGACGTCACGGATGCTGACGTGGCGAAGCTCCCCTATCTCCAGGCTGTAGTGAAAGAGACTCTCCGTATCCACCCACCCGGCCCACTACTCTCATGGGCCAGGCTGTCCACCTCGGACGTCCAGTTGAGTAATGGCATGGTGATCCCCGCAAACACAACTGCATTGGTGAACATGTGGGCCATCACTCATGACTCAGCACTGTGGGAGGCCCCGCTGGAGTTCAAGCCAGAAAGGTTCACAGGAGACGGTGACGTGGACGTGCGAGGTGGGGACCTCAGGTTAGCCCCGTTTGGAGCGGGTCGTCGGGTTTGCCCGGGCAAGAATCTGGGCCTGGTCACGGTGAATATGTGGGTGGCCAAGTTGGTGCAGAAGTACAAGTGGGTCCAGGAAGTGACTCAGAATCCAGTTGACTTGACTGAAGTGTTGAAGCTATCTTGTGAAATGAAGACCCCACTTTGTGCTGTAGCCGTCTCAAGGAACCTCGTTGACTAAGCTCTAAGTATATATGTCACGGTTATATAAACACCATAATTATATAAGCTACTGAAGCTGAACCGCAATTGTTAGCTACTATAATATCTGTAGTTACGTATCTATATGCATTACGTACTAAATCCTTGAATGTTGTATCCATATATTGTAATGTTGATGTGAAATATAATCCAAAGTCTCTGCTTTAGCGAAGATCTTGCGActgttattataatattgtgtACACAGTCTATGTGATTATTGGTTTAGTTTGTTGCCTGTTTGCGTGCTCAATTGGATTAGCGTTGTCATTTTAACTTGGTAGTTAGTACTAGTAGTATTATTGTTCCTCTCTCAAAACACACTTCATGCCCGTAAATTTCTTCCTTTTTAGTTCTTGAATCGGGAGATTTCTGAATTGAACACTCCAAACTGTATAAATCATTTTTACTGACATTTTTCAAATAGACAAGGATTTGGCTTTTTGAAACCAGTGATGGATCTGACTATAAAATTAAGggggtcaatttttttaaaaaaaattaagaggagtcacaaaaaaaattaagaagatcaatttcaattttacaacctaaaaatatgtataatattaaaaaaaataatttaaaaagccCTCCTACTAAGATCCGCCTCTGTTTGAaacataattcaaaaaaattgatcatacacatttaaaataaataattttaaaatttcacttTTCTTATTTAAATGTGTGAGTATATCATACTCAAACTCTTACTCTCGTATATgacctactccctccgtccccctgaattgtatacattgggggacggggacgcggcacggactttaatgctcctgtaaagtgtagttatgtaatttatttttaaaattttctttttctgaattaaagtttggatgttatatttttattcagaaaaaaaaaatctcaaaaataagttacggaactatattttataaaagcattgaaatgcgtgtcgaacagttgaaaagaaacgtatacaattaaatgggacagagggagtatatagctTTTGATGTGTGTAAACATCAAGTCGAATGTAGTTTTTGAACTATAAGATTTTGTAACTGCAAATACTATGTTTCTCAATCCGTGTATTCCCTCTAAGACTACATAGCGGTAGTTATGGTGCAGAGGTTCTATCAAGATCAAAATGTTTAATATGAGTACAAAATCATGTATGCTTCATTTTGTCAATTCTTATAATGCAACTTGATGAAGTATGGTACTGATTATATAGTCTTTTAAACTACGATTATCTCCGTAATGTTTGGAAAAATCCCTGTGTTAGATCTAAATATGTAAAACCAAGGATTATGTGATATTATCAAGGTTACGATAAAATTGTATATCGGAAGCGTACCTGATTCCATAGCTGTAGGTAATAACCCGGATTGTGGGACTTGATCTTCCACAGACTTGATTCGCCTCTAGCCGAATCTCGCTCAAACTGATGGGAATTGAGGAGTAGAGGTTGGAACAACCTTGGGGACCAAAACCATATATTGTTCTTTATATAGAAGCCATATCAGACCCCATTAACCCTAATAAGGCTTACTATTGAGTATTACACATTACAAAGCCCATACCGAATAAGATGATTTAAGGGCTCTTTATTTTAGACCACTTAATTAGCCCAATAATTAGaataaacataataaatataattgtcTTTAATTTGTATGCCCACctattattattagattattaaatataatctaacaatctcccacttgggCTAAAAATTATACCAAACAACAATTACATTCAATAACCAAAGGTGCGCACAAAATTGTTTATTCTTAAATACATCTTCCTAAGTCAATCTGGTCCGTCTCATATAAAAAACATGAAACCAAAGCGACCTTCGTCACATTATCGTAACTGGATCCTCAATGATCACCACATTAATATATTCAATGACATAGATCAAGTATGGATGTGTAACTGGAAATTACATGCAATGTGATCTCAATCATGTCTATTTTCAAATGATCCTAAGTACCTTAGTGAGATCAAAAACTTTATTCTTTCAACCTTTATGTCAAACCacaattaaaagataaaaaaaaagagcAATAACAGAGAGAATAAAATATGAACTTTATTCCGCAGAAAATTCAAAATACATAATGTGTCATAATAGCGTCAACATATGAACTAAATACCGAATAATAAGAACAAAACAAACTCCCACCAGAATCGAATATCCTCCAACGAGACAACACCCATTTGAGCAGTATGCCCATGAAAGACTTTAGGTGTCAAAGCTTTAGTAAGTGGGTCTGCTAGCATAAAATTTGTTCCTATATGTTCAATAGACACTATATGATTTCGCACTCTCTCTATAACAACTAGATAGTTAATATCTATATGTTTGGAAGCTGAGGAGCTTCCATTATTATTTGAAAACTCAGTTGCTGCTCGATTATCACAGTAAACTTTCAATGGCCTTTCAATTCCATCAACAACCCGTAATCCTGTGACAAAATTCCGCAACCATATAGCATGATTGGTTGCCTCATAACAAGCAATAATATCTGCTTCCATGGTAGATTGAGCTATGAGTGTCTGCTTAGCACTCTTCCATGATATAGCTCCACCAGCTAACATGAAAACATAACCAGAAGTAGATTTTCTCGTATCTATGCAACCAGCAAGATCAGAATCGGAATACCCAATGATCTCCAAATTTTCCGATTTCCGATAAACGAGCATGTAATCTTTTGTTCCTTGCAAGTACCTCATAACCCGCTTGATTGCGATCCAATGATCCATTCCGGGTTTACTTGAATATCTGCTTAACATACCCACAATGAACGCCAAATCCGGCCGGGTACAAACTTGAGCATACATAAGACTCCCAATAGCCGAAGCATAGGGAATGTTCCGCATCTCTTTTCCTTCAAGATCATTCTTGGGGCACTGTTTGAGACTAAATTTTTCTCCTTTAGCAACGGGAGTGTTTATTTGTGCACAATCTTTCATGCCGAACCTAGCAAGTACCTTCTCGATATGGCTCTTTTGTGATAAACCAAGAATACCCCGAGAGCGATCTCGATGTATCTTAATTCCTAATACAAAAGAGGCGTCACCAAGATCTTTCATCTCAAAATGATTTGTCAAAAATCTCTTAGTTTCGTGCAATAAGCCTATATCGTTACATGCCAAAAGTATATCATCGACATATAGCACCAGGAATATAAATTTACTCCCACTGAACTTGTGATATATGCAATTTTCAACAACATTTGACTCAAAACCGTATGAGACAATGGTTTGAAGAAATTTGCGATTCCACATACGGGAAGCTTGCTTTGTACCATAGCTGGATCGTTTCAGTTTACAAACCATAGTCTTTGGATCACCAATCTCAAAATTTTCTGGTTGTGTCATATTTATAGTTTCATCAATGTCACCATTGAGAAAAGTTGTCTTAACATCCATCTGGTGTAGCTCTAGATCAAAATGAGCCACAAGTGCCATTATTGTTCGAAAAGAATCTTTCGATGATACTGGAGAGAAAGTTTCTTTGTAGTCAATGCCTTCTATTTGAGAGTATCCCTTTGCGACTAGACGCGCCTTATATCTCTCAATGTTGCCCTTTGAATCCCTTTTGGTTTTAAATATCCATTTACAACCAATCGGTTTCACACCTTCGGGCAACTTGACAAGATCCCAAACGTCATTGTCTCTCGTGGATTTCATCTCATCATTTATGGCTTCAATCCACTTATCACAATTTGCACTTTgtttgacttgtttgaagttgacttGGTCATCTTCCATTATCCCTATGTCAAACTCATGCTCTTGAAGAAATACAATATAATCATTTGAAATTGCACTTCTTCTCTCTCTAGTGGATCTCCTTAGTGGCACTTCCTCTTCTTGAGGTTGATGTGTTTgtttgatgtgctcaaaataagattttgatattaatcgcaagtgcacgatctcgttttagtaatataagattcgatccacaagaactaaatttatttttcgcgaaaacttaatttttaacttaatcaaattagaccaaaagATTTTGAGATGATTTTTATTAATCTAACTTAACAATCAAAAGTTtataattctaaatttaaattaacaattaaaatctcataaaagaaaactttataaataaaaaaaaagtattaattaataataaactaATTACTAATAAACTACTAataagaaaatcaaaattaataaatagaGGTTACGACGGCAAAGTGAATCTGGGAGTGAAGTCAAGTGAACAGGAGACATGCGGTAGTCGCGAACAACGGAAACAAATTAAAGCAGATAAACAGATTTaaatctatataaaaaaaaaagaaaataaaagaaattataaaataaaagaaacaaaataaaacaaaataaaaaaaacaaaacttaaACACACGCAGGTGGACAGAAACAGGCGTGAATGAAATGAATCTGTGAACACAGTACGCGCGATTACTAACGAAACCGAACCACCGGAATTTATGGAGATGCCCGGAATAGtttaaatctcgccggaaaattaattTCACCGGAAAATTTAgtcattccaaatataacaaatcaaaccccactaacctcaaaaccaaatttaacactaaattCTACACTGAATAacccctaaactacccatttcttaCCAAAACAAGACTCCAATcaagccaaaacaactccaaaatacaccaaactttaaatctagcctatataaaatataactaaccaaaacccactaacctcaattcaaaatcataaactaaaatttacaccaaaaagccccaaaatcaagaacaaggagaacaccaaATCCTACCAAACTtactccaaatcaaacaaaacttcaaaactagcttatctaccatgtatctaacaaaaccccatcaaattacaagctaaaatcaaaatctagaatactaaaccattgaacccactaataatattgagaattaaaaggggctcaatctaaatactaaaaaaatgcaagcttaaaacatataattaggctcctttcaatccacaagtaattttgagtctcatgtggttagagaaagatttcatagcctagaagtaaaagtaaagagcaagatttaaaaacaataatgaatacttgtattgatataataaaagtgtttacaaatttagagtgctactactagatctactacataaaagagaggctactaaaaatatgaactcctaggttggttgaaacatgatggggaggtgtgtatttatagggggaaattagggtagagggggggtgtaggtgtcccatctagatgcttccttgagaatattcccctatgatccttttcttcccatctttttctcttttttgctttattcttttatttcttcaagcatttgcaatattcctgaaaaaagacaaataaacaaataaataagtgagaacaagcaataattagggacttaaaaatatgaaaaatatgcacttatcaaacttccccatacctatattttgctcgtactcgagtaaaatcaaaagaaaagaaaataaactatgaaaactatatgcgattcctaggctccttttcgtaggcgtgacgggtgattttaggttcaccaacccgttaaactcgtagacgatctctacaagaggagttttgtctcctaagggtttacagaagatatacccataaaatcttcgagacattctagcaagtgtctactcgactctactctaatttcgttggtgttaacaaaaagcgtttttaaggaaaatacgacttaaagactcatctactaataatcaagatacagttgtctctaatctacttgcatcgacacaaagatttactagaaatccaaggagtgtaagtaatttaaggactttgatggatcctaatcgtctaggaacattttctctttttcaaccaatatcgaactgacccaatctctatcgaaacaaatatctagccaaacttcacaaactcttattctcttttctttttttttgtctcttttttttttgcattgactttattttgtccgttttcttaggcacacaatgttacccatgtagcgagctttaggtcagtgactcccaaaccaaacggtcttagggcactaggttttgaaatccccctacggacttaattgctcgagtaacaaaggccacaaaacgagactagccaatctacttttgcccatttatctaaagattttatctataaagaacaatgggtattgaagtagttattctttttttttttctttttctatctcttttcttttttcttttttttttctatttttttattcgcaaaggttcgattcgacattgtttcaacatgtgggttctctctcaggtatcgaataatatcactagacaatctctccatcaaaggtctcgtgcaaaagtgtgtgccatcttggaatttaaagtacaaatcggtcgatacaagtttcaaaaagacaaccttactcaactacgttcaaattatctaaaagacactacatatatatacttttcgaaaatatgctaaacaccaactactcctaaagttcgagtgagggaaagacaaattagctaaaagtatctctatttttggatttttctaatttttcattttttagggtttttcattttttaagaattacactaaagccctccccatacctaaatcatgcattgtcctcgaTGTATGAAAAAGAGAGagttgaaatgagagagtaaagaggaaaaatacctgaataggagatgaaggggatttttattaactactaaAACACTTACATGACCCACGCACTCACACAgttccttccccatacctgaacttgACGAGGGAAGGTTCGAAGAAGGAAGCGAATcagccaattccggaaggaaagatgggagggagcttcgagaaagagtcaaaatgttttcgaaaatttttatgcacaaagactttctctagAATGCGACAATCGTTCAtccctataggacaagtatcactaatgttctccctaaaccaacttaatgcttctttattatcaagcaaattagagactatgcaattttggtcataggataaatcactaggaatgatGTAAGAAACGACGTCATTCTTTCCTAAGGCTCTATGAgaatgatggaacaatgagtcaaatgtTGGTGTTTCACCAACATAACTCTCTAAATCGGGCCTAGGGTCAACACGaacaatctcgggtggagtttcccattttgaacaaatgtcgttcaattctcctaacaactcctccgaggttaactctttcaacgactcatgatatttcctattgttctcgttgttgactttgaaatcctcgttgagaagagactcaatctcactatcctcaaaactagaccatgtgacaaacttgttgaccacattaacccctataggttgttcataaagctcattgggttcttttccaacattgaaaatgtttaagtctatggtcatgtttccaaaagtgagcttcattgaaccattcctacaattgattaaggcattggatgtggcaagaaaaggtcgtcctaaaatgatagggATTTGGTTTTTAGGATttgagacgggttgagtctcgagaacaacaaagtcaacgggaaagataaaatcacctaTTTTGATTAACACATCCTCAATAATTCCCTTCGGCATTTTAatagaacgatcggcaagttgaagggtcatattggtggtcttgagatcccctaaacctagggcttggtagaccgagaaaggaagaagattcacactcgctcctaaatcaagtaaagctttatccacaaaagtattgcctatgacacaagaaattgtaggacaaccggggtccttatatttcacgggaatttgattcgagagaatcgagcttacttgagaggtcaaaaaggctttctttggaacatgggtggttctcttatgggtacacaaatcttttagacacttggcataagaaggaacttgttgaatggcatctaaaagaggaatgtttatcttgacttgtttaaaaacctctaggatttgttccatttgggccgattgtttatgGCGAATGAgcctttgtgggtaaggaacccttggcttgtaaacttcttcattgggcttttgagaaatgggcccaggactaggttcactcatagactcacggactctagaacattcgggtttgtcatgattagtgctagacaaagaagggtTTGGgttaggaatcgactcctcattttcattaacgtgctcaccaactttgttatccacttgatttcccgaccttagagaaataatcgcattaacattctcgggaggtctttgattgaaaggaaacttaggattgacctcgggttgacttggcaacttgttcttctctcgctcacacaacgtgctagctaattgactcaattgggcctctaacttagacacggcttgcacattagaatgcaaaatttgcctatcttgggttagggttgtcatgaaggtttgttgtgattgagtcaaattagtttgcgatttaactaaggcttccaaactcttttctaaagaattgagtctcttatccgaatcattgaaaccgggaggattcaaaggagtttgaattgggttatgacatgaatttggaccttgatttgggtaagagtttgggttgggtctttgttgaaaatttggttgaggagttggaaaagaatttggcccttgattcatttgaaaattgggttgaggaacttgacaattttgacctt of Daucus carota subsp. sativus chromosome 3, DH1 v3.0, whole genome shotgun sequence contains these proteins:
- the LOC108211820 gene encoding cytochrome P450 78A7, with translation MPIKTPLFSVFTTHLSYLLMDSTNIMLAKDTTWCFFALPVFLDPFVLLYLFVTLIAVSVFAWAFSSAGGAWRNGRNLLGSVPIPGLKGLPVVGSMLGLSQGLPHRSLASIASLGSGLHKQLMAFSLGSTPLVVTCDPVIAREILTSPHFADRPVKQSAKALLFTRTIGFSPNGAYWRGLRRIASTHLFAPRRIAAHEAGRQLDSAALLRGIAAEQATRGVVTLRRHLQDAALSNIMGSVFGTRLGRENNNKDMNELREMVAEGFELLGAFNWCDYLPWLSYVYDPHHIVQRCETLVPRVKEFVGKLIQQHKLNKSSDGADDNADFVDVLLSLDGEDKLNDDDLAAVSWEMIFRGTDTTALLTEWVMAELVLHPDIQLKLYSQIYDVVGNKDVTDADVAKLPYLQAVVKETLRIHPPGPLLSWARLSTSDVQLSNGMVIPANTTALVNMWAITHDSALWEAPLEFKPERFTGDGDVDVRGGDLRLAPFGAGRRVCPGKNLGLVTVNMWVAKLVQKYKWVQEVTQNPVDLTEVLKLSCEMKTPLCAVAVSRNLVD